In Pseudophryne corroboree isolate aPseCor3 chromosome 7, aPseCor3.hap2, whole genome shotgun sequence, a single window of DNA contains:
- the INSIG2 gene encoding insulin-induced gene 2 protein, with the protein MGDGDDESSARSTRGLQDPGRKMNLAIRGFLLFLIGVFLALVLNLLQVQRNVTLFPPDVLSSLLSSAWWVPLCCGTAAAAIGLLYPCIDRRLGEPHRFKREWSSVMRCVAVFVGINHASAKVDFANNMQLSLTLAALAIGLWWTFDRSRSGLCLGMGIAFFATLVSQLLVYNGVYQYTSPDFLYVRSWLPCIFFAGGITMGNIGRQLEMYERKSLTDKSHRD; encoded by the exons ATGGGTGACGGAGATGATGAATCCTCTGCAAGATCAACAAGAGGCTTGCAGGACCCCGGCCGGAAGATGAATTTAGCCATCCGCGGCTTCCTCCTTTTCCTCATCGGTGTCTTCTTGGCACTGGTTTTAAATCTGTTACAAGTCCAGAGAAATGTCACCCTGTTTCCCCCAGATGTCCTCTCCAGCCTCCTGTCCTCGGCCTGGTGGGTGCCGCTCTGCTGTGGCACAGCCGCAG CTGCCATCGGGCTCCTGTACCCCTGCATCGACCGACGCCTGGGGGAGCCACACAGGTTTAAGAGGGAGtggtccagcgtcatgcggtgtgtGGCTGTGTTTGTGGGCATAAACCATGCCAGTGCT AAAGTGGACTTTGCCAACAACATGCAGCTGTCTCTCACGCTAGCTGCCTTGGCCATTGGGCTGTGGTGGACGTTTGACCGGTCACGGAGTGGCCTGTGCCTGGGAATGGGAATAGCTTTCTTTGCCACGCTCGTCTCTCAGCTGTTGGTGTATAACGGGGTATACCA GTACACGTCCCCTGACTTTCTCTATGTGCGATCATGGCTGCCGTGTATCTTTTTTGCTGGAGGTATAACCATGGGAAACATCGGACGTCAGCTAGAGATG TACGAGAGGAAAAGCCTGACGGATAAATCTCACAGGGACTGA